From one Lolium rigidum isolate FL_2022 chromosome 4, APGP_CSIRO_Lrig_0.1, whole genome shotgun sequence genomic stretch:
- the LOC124706855 gene encoding enoyl-CoA delta isomerase 2, peroxisomal-like, whose protein sequence is MCTLEKRGRVFVLTLTGDGEHRLGHPLIASIRAALASVAAQAAQAGPGAALVTVAEGRFFSNGLDIGWAGASRAKLGELVAALRPVAADLLALPMPTVAAVTGHASAGGFLLALCHDYRVMRADRGVLYMSEVDIGLPLPPYFVALFRAKVTAAHALRDVLLRGRKLRAPEAKEMGVVDVVCPGAPETAAEAIRLAEELAARKWDGAVYASIRVSMFPDACSKVGIVEESDEDKARSFASKL, encoded by the coding sequence atGTGCACGCTGGAGAAGCGCGGCCGCGTCTTCGTGCTCACCCTCACGGGCGACGGCGAGCACCGGCTGGGCCACCCGCTCATCGCCTCGATCCGCGCCGCGCTCGCCTCCGTCGCCGCGCAAGCGGCCCAGGCCGGCCCGGGGGCGGCCCTGGTGACCGTCGCCGAGGGCCGCTTCTTCTCCAACGGTCTCGACATCGGGTGGGCGGGCGCCTCCCGCGCCAAGCTCGGGGAGCTGGTGGCCGCGCTCCGGCCCGTGGCCGCCGACCTGCTGGCGCTCCCCATgcccaccgtcgccgccgtcaCCGGCCACGCCTCCGCGGGcggcttcctcctcgcgctctgcCACGACTACCGCGTCATGCGCGCCGACCGCGGCGTGCTCTACATGAGCGAGGTCGACATCGGCCTGCCCCTCCCGCCCTACTTCGTCGCGCTCTTCCGCGCCAAGGTCACCGCCGCGCACGCGCTCCGCGACGTCCTCCTCCGCGGCAGGAAGCTCCGCGCGCCCGAGGCCAAGGAGATGGGCGTCGTCGACGTCGTCTGCCCCGGCGCGCCCGAGACCGCCGCCGAGGCGATCAGGCTCGCGGAGGAGCTCGCTGCTAGGAAGTGGGACGGCGCCGTCTACGCCTCCATCAGGGTCTCCATGTTCCCTGACGCGTGCAGTAAGGTTGGGATCGTCGAGGAGAGCGATGAGGACAAGGCCAGGAGCTTCGCCTCCAAACTCTGA
- the LOC124648034 gene encoding disease resistance protein RPS2-like, translating to MINNKYEGRKIHFFGCSWNCFFNYRIGKAAAKTKSDAEELNKIVPRDGSIFSLLPPVGRELPLPPNIVGQTEYKDKIVGDIKQGCTMSFIGICGMGGAGKTTLLKQLNNVFSGAAEVHEFDHVIYVEVGQQQHLSTVQHNIAAQLGLALGQDESCMSRSASIYNFLKERRFLLLIDDLWQMLDLVDVGVPQGSTQVGPRNRQMVVITTRLQHVCHGMQAHAHVIVLQRLKSDQAWSLFEVNVGSDKLTNSNSQIKGYAKRIVEKCGGLPLALKIVGQAMASKRSEHEWEHTMMLLQQSQFHKVPDAGSDLYHVLYVSYDQLPDERTKQCFLFVVLTTHDCVYVPYTIDFWMSHGLIGDDGDVRNNYLRGHSVLGCLKRACLLEEHPRGESYVRMHDIVRDLALWIVATQQGDGPNKNWLVRHRGEEVEPQEWSSSIERISLRNKSDVAIPDARSCAACLLLTLVLDRNLRICKVPTGLFTSTPSLTHLSLMGTSIQQLPSDIGALVNLQYLNLSETPLQLIPVELQFLKSLRYLYLGYTDQLKTIPDGTISALCLLRVLDMYKCGPFPEEKTRAYIEELESLTFLQFLGFTVTDGESLHRIFNLPLRFLDIQGVEGLRRLHMSPTLVSKTRARQLDTLALDGIESLESLLIGETDMDSDWYFKILDELRLKNLQNLKSIVWKGVVPHLCLPLLRTLQIEGCHSIRTITWIKHLPCLEEVYVVDCYSVLELVSNDDDEGPLSCAATAPFPRLKVLGLSVLMNLQNICDDPLAFPCLQRLVVYECCMLEKLPTRLLKEESAPLILCKNDWWQKLGWEDNSVKSTLFPFFRELPAYFQGSMAETYSALHT from the coding sequence ATGATCAACAATAAGTATGAGGGAAGGAAAATACATTTCTTTGGTTGCTCCTGGAATTGTTTCTTCAACTATAGGATTGGCAAAGCTGCTGCCAAGACGAAGAGTGATGCCGAGGAGCTAAACAAAATAGTTCCACGGGATGGTAGTATCTTCAGTTTGCTTCCCCCAGTTGGCAGAGAGCTACCTCTGCCACCTAACATTGTGGGGCAGACTGAGTACAAAGACAAGATTGTTGGTGACATCAAACAAGGCTGCACCATGAGTTTCATTGGGATATGTGGCATGGGAGGTGCGGGCAAAACAACTCTACTTAAGCAATTAAACAACGTCTTCAGCGGCGCTGCAGAAGTGCATGAATTCGATCATGTCATTTATGTGGAAGTAGGTCAGCAGCAACATCTGAGTACAGTTCAGCACAATATCGCAGCCCAGCTCGGCCTGGCATTGGGACAGGATGAAAGCTGCATGTCTAGATCTGCATCCATTTACAACTTCTTGAAGGAAAGGAGGTTTCTGTTGTTGATAGATGACCTTTGGCAAATGCTGGACCTAGTCGATGTTGGCGTACCACAAGGTTCCACACAAGTTGGCCCTCGGAATAGGCAGATGGTAGTTATCACAACACGTTTACAACATGTCTGTCATGGAATGCAAGCGCATGCTCATGTGATTGTGCTACAAAGGCTAAAGTCTGACCAAGCGTGGAGTCTCTTTGAAGTAAATGTGGGCTCCGATAAACTAACCAACAGTAATTCTCAAATCAAAGGCTATGCCAAGAGGATTGTGGAAAAGTGTGGAGGCCTCCCACTAGCTCTCAAGATAGTTGGGCAGGCTATGGCATCAAAAAGAAGTGAACATGAATGGGAACATACCATGATGTTGCTTCAACAGTCTCAGTTCCACAAAGTTCCAGATGCAGGAAGTGACCTATACCATGTACTGTATGTTAGTTATGACCAACTGCCAGATGAGAGGACGAAGCAATGTTTTCTTTTCGTTGTCTTGACTACACATGATTGTGTGTATGTGCCATATACAATAGATTTTTGGATGAGCCATGGATTAATAGGTGACGATGGTGATGTCAGGAACAACTATTTGAGAGGACACTCCGTTCTTGGGTGCTTAAAAAGAGCTTGCCTGTTGGAAGAACATCCTAGAGGGGAAAGTTATGTGAGGATGCATGATATCGTCCGAGATCTAGCTCTTTGGATTGTAGCAACCCAACAAGGAGATGGACCAAATAAGAACTGGCTAGTCCGTCACCGTGGGGAAGAGGTGGAGCCACAGGAGTGGAGCAGTAGTATCGAAAGAATTTCCCTTAGGAACAAGAGTGATGTTGCCATTCCTGATGCTCGCAGTTGCGCAGCTTGCCTGTTGTTGACTCTGGTACTGGACAGAAACTTGAGGATTTGCAAGGTTCCTACAGGCCTTTTTACAAGTACTCCATCTCTCACTCACTTGAGTCTAATGGGAACTAGTATTCAACAACTCCCATCAGATATTGGAGCATTAGTGAATTTGCAGTACCTTAATCTTTCGGAAACGCCACTCCAATTGATCCCAGTGGAGCTGCAGTTCTTGAAAAGTTTGAGGTACCTATATTTAGGATATACAGATCAACTGAAAACTATCCCAGATGGGACCATATCTGCACTATGTCTGCTGAGGGTGCTTGATATGTACAAATGCGGTCCTTTTCCAGAGGAAAAAACACGGGCATACATTGAGGAGTTGGAGAGTTTGACATTCTTACAATTTCTTGGCTTCACGGTTACTGATGGTGAGTCCCTTCACAGAATTTTCAACCTGCCCTTGAGATTTCTTGATATACAAGGAGTTGAAGGCTTGCGACGTCTCCATATGTCACCTACACTCGTTAGCAAAACAAGGGCACGACAGCTTGATACCTTAGCATTGGATGGAATAGAAAGCTTGGAGAGCTTGCTGATAGGTGAAACGGATATGGATTCAGACTGGTACTTCAAAATCCTTGATGAGCTCCGATTGAAGAACCTCCAAAATCTGAAAAGTATCGTATGGAAAGGGGTGGTGCCTCATCTTTGCCTTCCCTTACTTCGTACGCTACAGATAGAAGGCTGCCACAGCATCAGGACAATCACATGGATCAAGCACTTGCCCTGCCTAGAGGAGGTATATGTGGTTGACTGTTATTCAGTGTTGGAGTTAGTgagtaatgatgatgatgaaggaccCTTGTCATGTGCTGCGACGGCTCCGTTTCCTCGTCTCAAGGTACTCGGACTAAGTGTTCTCATGAACCTGCAGAACATATGTGATGACCCACTCGCATTCCCGTGCTTGCAGCGCTTGGTTGTGTACGAGTGTTGTATGCTGGAGAAACTGCCAACCAGGTTGCTAAAAGAAGAGAGCGCGCCACTCATACTCTGCAAAAATGACTGGTGGCAGAAACTAGGTTGGGAGGATAATAGCGTGAAATCTACTTTATTTCCATTCTTCAGGGAACTGCCTGCATATTTTCAAGGAAGTATGGCAGAAACCTATAGTGCATTACATACATAA
- the LOC124649101 gene encoding ER lumen protein-retaining receptor A-like → MNAFRFLGDMTHLFSVIVLLLKIYANKSCSGVSRKTQELYLAVFVARYLDLFTDYISLYNTVMKLVFITTSAAIVWYMRRHPQVRRTYDREQDTFRHAFLAAAAFVLALIFNDRFTIREICWAFSIYLEAVAILPQLVLLQRSRNVDNLTGQYVLFLGAYRAFYILNWVYRYFTEGHQSRWIPWIAGLVQTGLYADFFYYYFLSWKNNVKLELPA, encoded by the exons atgAACGCCTTCCGCTTCCTGGGGGACATGACCCACCTCTTCtccgtcatcgtcctcctcctcaagatCTACGCCAACAAGTCCTGCTCAG GGGTGTCGAGGAAGACGCAGGAGCTGTACCTGGCCGTCTTCGTCGCGCGCTACCTCGACCTCTTCACCGACTACATCTCGCTCTACAACACCGTCATGAAGCTCGTCTTCatcaccacctccgccgccatcgTCTGGTACATGCGCCGCCACCCGCAGGTGCGACGCACCTACGACAGGGAGCAGGACACCTTCCGGcacgccttcctcgccgccgccgccttcgtgcTCGCGCTCATCTTCAACGACAGGTTCACAATCCGCGAG ATATGCTGGGCATTTTCCATCTACCTGGAGGCAGTGGCAATTCTCCCTCAGTTAGTCCTGCTCCAGAGAAGCAGAAATGTGGATAACTTGACTGGACAATATGTTCTCTTTCTCGG GGCCTACCGTGCATTCTACATTCTAAACTGGGTGTATCGTTACTTCACTGAGGGTCACCAAAGCAGATGGATCC CTTGGATTGCTGGTTTGGTCCAAACAGGTCTATATGCAGATTTCTTCTACTACTATTTCTTAAG TTGGAAGAACAACGTGAAGCTCGAGTTGCCCGCCTGA